The following is a genomic window from Bdellovibrionota bacterium.
TTGGAAGGCCATGGAGCTATCTTTTTTGGTGCCATCGTCAACGTTATTTCTCGATTCTCTGGAGAGTTGAGTGATACCACCCAAAATATAAGGGTTAAATTCTGAAATGCCCTTCGTCGTATTTTGCACGTTGAGATAATATTTTAAATCCATAGAAAATCCAGAAACGGTGAGCGAGCCCACGTATCTGTCACCATTTACGGCGAAGTTGAATTTATGATCGCCCGTGATGTAACTCACTTGAGCGGCAAGTCTTAAATCAAAAAAGTAAGAAAGCGAAAGTCCAAACTCTGGTGCCGCTTGATAGATCTGTCCGATCGTGTCGGTGAACACTCTGTAACCTGCGATAAGACCAATAGTAAAAAATCTTCCGTTTTTAAAGAAGTAAATATCTGCTTCTTCATCCGTAGCTTCATCGAACTCGGAGTAGTCGGCGAAGGGATCGTAAGCGTCGTAATTATCTTGGGCGATGAGGATTCCAGACTGAGCCCACGACGATTCAGCATGGAATGCAGATGCAATAGAAAGAACTAGAAGTGCAACAAAAGCTATAGATTTCACAAAGATCCCCTATACATATAGTATAGCAATGTGGGTGCCGAAAAAGAACTATTCTGTTGATTTTGAGTGTATAGGCAGTGGTCTTTTGTCTAGGAACTTCCATACACTTGGTTGGACTCTTTGAAAGTTGTCTCTCTTTGAGACAACTTTATTTAGAAGTAAAAGATCATGCCGGCGTTGAGTGGGGAGTGGCCGATGGTTCTGAATTCAGAATCACTGCGAATAGAGACTACGCCTACGCCTGCTTCAAATGAAAAGGCTAAAGATTCTAATCCTGGAAGGAAAAACTCAGCACCTACAAAAGTCATCAATTCAAATCCGGAATCATTTTTTCCGTCACCACCTTTAGCCACACTGATTTTTTGAGAAATTAATCCTGCGCCACCGCCCATGTAGAAGTTTAAATTTTCTTCTGGGAAAATCACTTTGTA
Proteins encoded in this region:
- a CDS encoding organic solvent tolerance protein, with translation MKQIILIAALVLLSTSAFAKDLNHRLGIGYANQMSVDVPSIQAKYWVDPDLGFSVDLGIKTGDAESAFGIMAKAYKVIFPEENLNFYMGGGAGLISQKISVAKGGDGKNDSGFELMTFVGAEFFLPGLESLAFSFEAGVGVVSIRSDSEFRTIGHSPLNAGMIFYF
- a CDS encoding outer membrane beta-barrel protein — protein: MKSIAFVALLVLSIASAFHAESSWAQSGILIAQDNYDAYDPFADYSEFDEATDEEADIYFFKNGRFFTIGLIAGYRVFTDTIGQIYQAAPEFGLSLSYFFDLRLAAQVSYITGDHKFNFAVNGDRYVGSLTVSGFSMDLKYYLNVQNTTKGISEFNPYILGGITQLSRESRNNVDDGTKKDSSMAFQIGVGTEFPMVKNKYHLGIEAIYQYVNFPDEGDYLQTDSGPTNVRMNGDIIRIQAILGFNF